The Carassius gibelio isolate Cgi1373 ecotype wild population from Czech Republic chromosome A8, carGib1.2-hapl.c, whole genome shotgun sequence genome contains the following window.
ctggatccagaacacctgaaaagagaatatgctgacccctcagaggaccgcAGATGATGCTAATCCTgcatcaacaaacagaactaacaaatattgctacaagtgtgactgcatcatataattatcaatattaattgttcattgtctggctgactacatcttgtattaatttttctaaaaatcctgtcatgcatgcacaaactgacagtcaccacttataagctactactaaatattgtagaaacgtaattttctgtaaagttgctttgtaatgatttgtattgtaaaaagtgctagaCAAACTTGAATTGAAGTTTTGCTACAGAGTAGTATGTGAAACACCCCAAGCCTACCAGGATGCCATAAACAAAATCCAAGCAAATGGAAGGATGCTAAATGGACAAAAAAGGCGATCATTGGAGAACACCACCTTCACCAAATTACCATCAGGAGAACAACTAGTTGGAGGATTATGGGTTTACGCACTTAATAGACCTTGACAGATCTGAAAAATACAAAGCAAGAGTTGTGGTGAAGGGTTAGTCAGAAACAAGTGACTGACTAGGAGGAGACAGACATTCTCACCCACAGGTGACATGACAAGTGAGAAAGTGGTTTTGCAGAAAGCAGCACAAGAAAACCTGACCTTGCACCAGATGGACGTCGAGACCACTTACTTGACAGGGTGCAGGCATGAGGAGATAAATGCctaatttattgaaatgtatttaatttgtttcttGTCAGAAGGATAGGCTCCACAAGGATTTTCTCTCAGCTAAACATGCTAAAGGAACCTTTTTACTTGCCGCCGACACCACCACCACTTTTGTGTGaagtggaaaataaattatacaaatgagATTCTAGAAACCAAGTACATTTTGGCCTGATAGCGAAGGCAAAGTATGGCAACCCATACTTGAAAATTGTCCTCCAATTTGAATCCTTCCATGTTACTGCACACACATTAGAAGCAGTGAACCCACCCGGTGCAGGTTGCAACCAGTCCCTGGTGACCAGGGAGCAACTGGGTGTATTGAAAAGGGAGCACGGTTCATTCAATCCCTAACCTACATTCCTTACTGGTATTGAGTATTAAATAGACAGATACTTTGATTctgcaaagtttatttaaaagaaaaccactagatttacatgaccagagtaacttctccactagaaaccacaTTCTGCTCCCCAGAGACGGCCTTGATATGGGTGTCTCGTCCTGAAAGAGAATGTTAGAAGTGAGAACACGCTTACAAAATGCTCAGTTTCTTTTGTCAAGATGAAGCAAGAACTCACTtttcctggtgcagctttgctcacaagagccagatgatggatggcacacctctgtactgcagtggatgaagatctgacagggaagaaagaggctcaagtcataTGATCCACAAGCAGTAGATATACAAAATGTTCAAGTAAAgggggcatacggtttcctgcagagcagccagtgaggctggatctacaaatgtgaacatcttcacaacaaagcgcttgtaatgggttgggaactgaagaccagacGATACAGTCACTGGCACCAGTGTGGTCAGATAACGGTCatcctggtaagggcatctgaagacaaaagagaaggttagaaagggtctcccagcagactaacGGGATAAAGATTGGCTGAACACTCACCCAtcgatcagaaggtcccactgggggagatcgagtggactgggggttgaagtagtccaacaacgtcccagcaggaggacaatgttggggtcggtcctctccataatgtgcacctcaacatacacgGGCTCccgcaggacttttgtgatgggataatcagcATCACTGTAGTAGGATgtgtaggcctcatcccctgaggaacaacactggggtttaaccagactcgagtttgaaaggctttaggcagacacaggatAAGACCTTACCGtcagcacagcctttggtgacacattggccattggccagcctgagctccaccctgagaggtccaggagcagctactggtggaggtggaggaacggagttgacctccacaaccagagcttccacagaagttccagagtatctacactggaagagaaacctgAACACACAGAGagcttgtagcatttatcagggatTAATGTTCACACCAAGTCATAGATGacctactcaaaatgactgtcccttgtgatggaaccatatggtccaatccccacttcataGGATGAGGTCATTCTGTTTTCATACACAACAGATCCGCTGTCCTCCTGTGAATAGGAACAGTGTCAGCATCCAGTCCATCAGAAATAAAGtgcagaataaaaccagtagcagctgctCACCATCACGCTTGTGCCACATGCAGTCACGGGGAACTGGTATATAGCAAAGGAAGATGTGgaccccacaggagcacaaggtgggtcgtttccacccagtagatgaaccgaatccagactcagtcgaggcagagtaacgtctctagacaccactaccacaaactgaccatctctaatacactggacaGTAACTAGAACAAAAGGTACAAGAGCAGGTTAAAGCAGAGAATCAATTTAACACTAACAGAATAAGATTGAGAACACTTACCCGCCCTCCCATAGAAACACTGTTGTccgttaaagcagcagttgatagcGTCACACGcagcaccactgatcccaggtagCCCACATTGAatctgctcagaatcagctacagcaCATTTATCAAGGGGCTCTGCCTTCACTATTGGCTTCTGAAGTGGAATCTGCTGTTTAGGTagttgttgaactggcttctgaagcggaaactgttgTTTAGGTagttgttgaactggcttctgaagcggaaactgttgTTTAGGTAGTTgctgaactggcttctgaagcggaaactgttgTTTAGGTAGTTgctgaactggcttctgaagcggaaactgttgTTTAGGTAGTTGTTggactggcttctgaagcggaaactgctggtaaGTTGGTTGACGAACTGGCTTCTGAGGCGGAAACTGCTGAGCCTTCAGAGCTTGAGCATCCTGAAGCGATTTACTCCACTGTggaacagcatgacagaaagcacaAACCAGCAAAATCTGAACCAAATCCCAACTTCCAGCCATTgttcaacagctaaacacaaagtGGAGATACTGCCCTTTGGTCTTCTTGTATTCTACAGATTTCAGCTAATTAAcgatagtccctccctcttcattaACACTCTCATGACTTGCAGAAATGGGAGCTTATGCAGCTGGGTGATTCTCTTTGGATTTCAAGATAGAATTCTTATTTTTCCAATTTTTAGCATAAATGCACAAACTTAATTCGAAAAATCTTAATAATCTGATTATTATTGGTTCTCAAATTCTGTTAACATGGTGTTTCATGATTCCAATGTCATATTGACAACAAAAAAGAATGGTTCAAGTCCAAGTTATGCTGGGCACAcaccaaaagattttttttacattttataagatTTTCTaaatgtgatagaccacaaacatgaggataaaaTATCCCAGATTTAACTGTTTTGCTCCTATAGTGTGTGGTGTGCCATGATGTGTcaaagacagcacaccacacacgaacagattttcaaccagagtctcgactgtgaacacaggaaatcCCACAAAATCTCGTGAGGCTTCAGAATAATATGCAGGATGAAATTTtaatgatagtgtttggaatgattttatacCCGACACAAGTGGTGGAAAAAGTACTGAaaatttttacttaagtaaaagttcTGTTACACTGATGAAAAACTACTcaattacaagtaaaagtactgctGTCAAAAGAGTACGTaagcaaaagtaaaaaagtactccTCTCAAAAAGTAATCAGAGTacaagttactagttactttttagCAGGTGATATTTAGTTActaaaaaatattcatatcaaaGATCTATGTGGATGGATAATATCAACTTTGAACAAAACCCACTTTTATCTTATTGACAAAGTGGGTTAATTAGTGGTCATGATACAGGGATTTCTAACTTCAATACCTTAGTTGGATTGGAGTTGGAGTGGTTAaaagggtcctattatgctcttttacaatgtcTTGAATGTTTtcggggtgtactagaacatgctctcTTGCTTGGTGgttcgaaaaacacattatttttcacatcatttacattattacaatacctttctcccCAGCTTGGAACAAATGTCTCGATTAGTTCTGGGTTTGATGAAGACCTGCCTTccgaaaaacaaaatgtgttgtgattggttagctgtcccagtgtgtttTGATTGGTAAACAGCTAAGACGGTGTTTCAGTACTGCCCACCTCTTGCCAAAGCAGCAAGTTCCCTCTGATGAGGATGGCATCAATATTGCCATATCAATTTGCTGTTGTTTTGGAAAACAATGCTGTATTCCAACAAGCTGTTTACTGTAGTACTTGAAaagggattacaaaaaaaaaagcaatatctccctttggagtggactttgagatttgtaactttgtagatcCCCAAACATGcacactacacactgactaaaattcaaaaactgaagaaaaaaaacataataggaCCCCATTAAGAATATCTGATTGTTACATCTGACAACCTTCCCTCAAACAACAAACTGATTCAGCTAAAATATTAGTGTCTGAGACACTGTGAGCACAGATACTTTACGGTGCACAGAAAATTAAGCTTAGcttaaatacataatattaatgaaatagtgttaataaatggctGCTGAGAAAGTATTCTCAAGTGAAATAAGTAGAGGCATGGACCTGGCAACAGCAGTCCTAACATCTTGACTTAAGAAGAGAATTCTCCCAAGCCATCAAACTGACTTCATCAAAGCAAGGACACCATTCCAGACCCGGAAGCGACGgcagacattttttttccaagtgTATTGACTTGCATGGTTCAGTTGTTTGCTACAAGACTAGTACTGTGCACTAAAAAAGTATGTTAGGACTATTTATGTAGATAAATGGAACATCAGATGGCTTTGACCTGCA
Protein-coding sequences here:
- the LOC128018318 gene encoding zona pellucida sperm-binding protein 4-like isoform X2; this encodes MAGSWDLVQILLVCAFCHAVPQWSKSLQDAQALKAQQFPPQKPVRQPTYQQFPLQKPVQQLPKQQFPLQKPVQQLPKQQFPLQKPVQQLPKQQFPLQKPVQQLPKQQIPLQKPIVKAEPLDKCAVADSEQIQCGLPGISGAACDAINCCFNGQQCFYGRAVTVQCIRDGQFVVVVSRDVTLPRLSLDSVHLLGGNDPPCAPVGSTSSFAIYQFPVTACGTSVMEDSGSVVYENRMTSSYEVGIGPYGSITRDSHFEFLFQCRYSGTSVEALVVEVNSVPPPPPVAAPGPLRVELRLANGQCVTKGCADGDEAYTSYYSDADYPITKVLREPVYVEVHIMERTDPNIVLLLGRCWTTSTPSPLDLPQWDLLIDGCPYQDDRYLTTLVPVTVSSGLQFPTHYKRFVVKMFTFVDPASLAALQETIFIHCSTEVCHPSSGSCEQSCTRKRRDTHIKAVSGEQNVVSSGEVTLVM
- the LOC128018318 gene encoding zona pellucida sperm-binding protein 4-like isoform X1, with translation MAGSWDLVQILLVCAFCHAVPQWSKSLQDAQALKAQQFPPQKPVRQPTYQQFPLQKPVQQLPKQQFPLQKPVQQLPKQQFPLQKPVQQLPKQQFPLQKPVQQLPKQQFPLQKPVQQLPKQQIPLQKPIVKAEPLDKCAVADSEQIQCGLPGISGAACDAINCCFNGQQCFYGRAVTVQCIRDGQFVVVVSRDVTLPRLSLDSVHLLGGNDPPCAPVGSTSSFAIYQFPVTACGTSVMEDSGSVVYENRMTSSYEVGIGPYGSITRDSHFEFLFQCRYSGTSVEALVVEVNSVPPPPPVAAPGPLRVELRLANGQCVTKGCADGDEAYTSYYSDADYPITKVLREPVYVEVHIMERTDPNIVLLLGRCWTTSTPSPLDLPQWDLLIDGCPYQDDRYLTTLVPVTVSSGLQFPTHYKRFVVKMFTFVDPASLAALQETIFIHCSTEVCHPSSGSCEQSCTRKRRDTHIKAVSGEQNVVSSGEVTLVM